The following are encoded in a window of Deltaproteobacteria bacterium genomic DNA:
- a CDS encoding MFS transporter, with translation MTETAPPPAETRRRLGGTYWLLNSIEMFERLAYFTLRVMAPIYIMQVGAKNPGGLHLTAQHKGRIYAWWAIFQSFLPIATGGFADRYGYKRVLGLAIATNTAGYLIMAFAHSYVGFFAGVLVLATGSAFFKPSLQGALAHAMGPGSTSLGWGIFYWVVNVGSLVAHYIAGPLVGDKSAAGWQRLLLGGAAASATNLLLLLVLKDVPSGAPSQETALQVLKRTLVNVWDARLIAWLLIMSCFWLMMYQLWDLQPNFIEDWVDSSMIARHLPAGLGLTEAGEGGALRVPQQVLISLNSILIVLLVVPISWLARRMRTLSAMLIGMLVATVGVLVAGFTPNGWLLLFGIGFFSLGEMLTGPKKQEYLGIIAPPGKKGMYLGYVNIPVGIGLAVGSVLQGRIYGTYGEKATLALRYLTEKTTAGAAPPWDGTVASLEAATGVKRPEAFARLRETTKLDHQGATRLLWETYRPHVRVWTPFAVIGAVAAIALFVFGRLARRWKDMNA, from the coding sequence ATGACCGAGACCGCCCCCCCACCTGCCGAGACGCGTCGCCGCCTTGGCGGCACCTACTGGCTCCTGAACTCGATCGAGATGTTCGAGCGGCTGGCGTACTTCACGCTGCGCGTGATGGCCCCGATCTACATCATGCAGGTCGGCGCGAAGAACCCGGGAGGCCTGCACCTCACCGCGCAGCACAAGGGGCGCATCTACGCCTGGTGGGCCATCTTCCAATCGTTCCTGCCCATCGCCACCGGCGGCTTCGCTGACCGCTACGGCTACAAGCGCGTGCTCGGGCTGGCCATCGCGACCAACACCGCGGGCTACCTGATCATGGCCTTCGCCCACAGCTACGTCGGCTTCTTCGCGGGCGTGCTGGTGCTCGCCACGGGGAGCGCCTTTTTCAAGCCGAGCCTGCAGGGCGCGCTGGCCCACGCCATGGGGCCCGGGAGCACCTCTCTCGGGTGGGGCATCTTCTACTGGGTGGTGAACGTGGGCTCGCTCGTGGCCCACTACATCGCGGGGCCCCTCGTCGGGGACAAGAGCGCCGCGGGCTGGCAACGTCTCCTCCTCGGCGGCGCGGCGGCGAGCGCGACGAACCTCCTGCTCCTCCTCGTGCTGAAGGACGTCCCGTCGGGAGCTCCGAGCCAGGAGACCGCGCTGCAGGTGCTCAAGCGCACGCTGGTCAACGTCTGGGACGCGCGCCTCATCGCCTGGCTCCTCATCATGTCCTGCTTCTGGCTGATGATGTATCAGCTCTGGGATCTGCAGCCCAACTTCATCGAGGACTGGGTGGACAGCTCGATGATCGCGCGGCACCTGCCCGCCGGCTTGGGCCTCACCGAGGCGGGCGAGGGGGGCGCTCTCCGCGTCCCGCAGCAGGTGCTGATCTCCCTCAACAGCATCTTGATCGTGCTCCTCGTGGTGCCGATCTCATGGCTGGCGCGGCGCATGCGCACGCTCTCCGCCATGCTCATCGGCATGCTCGTCGCCACGGTCGGAGTGCTCGTGGCCGGCTTCACCCCGAACGGCTGGCTGCTCCTCTTCGGCATCGGCTTCTTCTCGCTCGGCGAGATGCTCACTGGTCCGAAGAAGCAGGAGTACCTCGGCATCATCGCCCCGCCCGGCAAGAAGGGCATGTACCTCGGCTACGTGAACATCCCCGTCGGGATCGGCCTCGCGGTGGGCTCGGTGCTCCAGGGCCGCATCTACGGCACCTACGGCGAGAAGGCCACGCTCGCGCTCAGATACCTCACGGAGAAGACGACCGCCGGGGCAGCACCTCCTTGGGACGGCACGGTCGCCTCGCTCGAGGCGGCGACGGGGGTGAAGCGCCCGGAGGCCTTCGCCCGGCTCCGCGAGACGACGAAGCTCGATCATCAAGGGGCCACGCGCCTGCTCTGGGAGACCTACCGGCCTCACGTGCGCGTGTGGACGCCGTTCGCGGTGATCGGCGCCGTGGCCGCGATCGCCCTCTTCGTCTTCGGGCGTCTCGCGCGGCGCTGGAAGGACATGAACGCATAG
- a CDS encoding sodium-translocating pyrophosphatase: MDRKGKAASPPGRLGRLLTSGLLGLLTLLVTRVALASEAELVLPDLKSQSFMGVTGHNLLLGGIVICFFGMLFGLAMYVQLKNLPVHKAMREISELIYETCKTYLLTQGKFLMLLEIFIAAVIVFYFGYLRHFPAVKVAVIVIFSVVGILGSYGVAWFGIRINTFANSRTAFASLKGKPFPTYAIPLKAGMSIGMLLISTELVMMLAIMLFVPSDYAGPCFIGFAIGESLGAAALRIAGGIFTKIADIGSDLMKIVFNIKEDDARNPGVIADCTGDNAGDSVGPTADGFETYGVTGVALITFILLAVKDPAIQVQLLVWIFVMRVMMIVTSALSYFINGVIASSRFGNADKMNYEAPLTSLVWITSLVSVALTYAVSYVLIAKLGDGTLWWKLSSIITCGTLAGAIIPELVKIFTSTESAHVREVVTSSREGGASLNILSGLTAGNFSAYWMGLTIVALMAAAYGVSLTGLSQLIPIAPAVFAFGLVAFGFLGMGPVTIAVDSYGPVTDNAQSVYELALIESVPKEEIKKEFGFEPDFVKAKHFLEENDGAGNTFKATAKPVLIGTAVVGAATLIFSIIIQLTAGLTQNVDKLSLLHPPFLLGLITGGAVIYWFTGASTQAVVTGAYRAVEFIKRNIKLDSGAEKASTEDSKRVVEICTQYAQKGMFNIFLVVFFSTLAFACLEPYFFIGYLMSIAMFGLYQAIFMANAGGAWDNAKKLVETELKEKGTELHAATVVGDTVGDPFKDTSSVAMNPIIKFTTLFGLLAVELAIEMDRQTSLILAGVFFAISVVFVYRSFYSMRIQSGGTESSSAPAAQAKATRDTQTHAP, translated from the coding sequence ATGGACAGAAAAGGGAAAGCCGCATCACCACCGGGCCGCCTGGGGCGGCTCCTCACCTCGGGGCTCCTCGGCCTCCTGACGTTGCTCGTCACGCGCGTAGCGCTGGCCAGCGAGGCGGAGCTCGTCCTGCCCGACCTGAAGAGCCAGAGCTTCATGGGGGTGACAGGGCACAACCTGCTCCTCGGCGGCATCGTGATCTGCTTCTTCGGCATGCTCTTCGGGCTGGCCATGTACGTGCAGCTCAAGAACCTGCCCGTGCACAAGGCCATGCGCGAGATCTCGGAGCTCATCTACGAGACCTGCAAGACGTACCTCCTCACGCAGGGCAAGTTCTTGATGCTCCTCGAGATCTTCATCGCCGCGGTGATCGTCTTCTACTTCGGCTACCTGCGGCACTTCCCGGCGGTGAAGGTGGCGGTGATCGTCATCTTCAGCGTGGTCGGGATCCTCGGCAGCTACGGCGTGGCCTGGTTCGGGATCCGGATCAACACCTTCGCGAACTCCCGCACCGCCTTCGCCAGCCTCAAGGGCAAGCCCTTCCCGACCTACGCCATCCCCCTCAAGGCGGGCATGAGCATCGGCATGCTGCTCATCTCCACCGAGCTCGTGATGATGCTCGCCATCATGCTCTTCGTCCCGTCGGACTACGCGGGCCCCTGCTTCATCGGCTTCGCCATCGGTGAGTCGCTCGGCGCCGCGGCGCTCCGCATCGCCGGCGGCATCTTCACGAAGATCGCCGATATCGGCTCCGACCTGATGAAGATCGTCTTCAACATCAAGGAAGACGACGCGCGCAACCCGGGCGTGATCGCCGACTGCACCGGTGACAACGCCGGCGACTCGGTGGGCCCCACGGCCGACGGTTTCGAGACCTACGGCGTGACGGGCGTGGCCCTCATCACCTTCATCCTCCTCGCGGTCAAGGACCCGGCGATCCAGGTCCAGCTCCTGGTCTGGATCTTCGTCATGCGCGTCATGATGATCGTCACCAGCGCCCTCTCCTACTTCATCAACGGCGTCATCGCCTCGAGCCGTTTCGGCAACGCCGACAAGATGAACTACGAGGCGCCGCTCACCTCGCTGGTCTGGATCACCTCCCTCGTCTCGGTGGCCCTGACCTACGCCGTCTCCTACGTGCTCATCGCCAAGCTCGGCGACGGCACCCTCTGGTGGAAGCTCTCCTCGATCATCACCTGCGGAACGCTGGCGGGCGCCATCATCCCCGAGCTGGTGAAGATCTTCACCTCCACCGAGTCGGCCCACGTGCGCGAGGTGGTGACCTCCTCGCGCGAGGGCGGGGCCTCGCTGAACATCCTCTCCGGCCTCACCGCCGGAAACTTCAGCGCCTACTGGATGGGCCTGACGATTGTGGCGCTGATGGCCGCCGCCTACGGCGTGAGCCTGACGGGCCTCTCCCAGCTCATCCCCATCGCCCCCGCGGTCTTCGCCTTCGGCCTGGTGGCCTTCGGCTTCCTCGGCATGGGGCCCGTGACCATCGCCGTGGACTCGTACGGCCCGGTCACGGACAACGCCCAGTCGGTCTACGAGCTCGCGCTGATCGAGAGCGTGCCCAAGGAAGAGATCAAGAAGGAGTTCGGCTTCGAGCCCGACTTCGTGAAGGCCAAGCACTTCCTCGAGGAGAACGACGGCGCGGGCAACACCTTCAAGGCCACCGCCAAGCCCGTGCTCATCGGCACCGCGGTCGTCGGCGCGGCGACCCTCATCTTCTCCATCATCATCCAGCTAACCGCCGGCCTGACCCAGAACGTGGACAAGCTCTCGCTCCTCCACCCCCCCTTCCTCCTCGGACTCATCACCGGCGGCGCGGTGATCTACTGGTTCACCGGCGCGTCCACGCAGGCCGTGGTCACCGGAGCCTATCGCGCGGTGGAGTTCATCAAGCGCAACATCAAGCTCGACTCGGGGGCGGAGAAGGCCTCGACCGAGGACAGCAAGCGCGTGGTCGAGATCTGCACCCAGTACGCCCAGAAGGGCATGTTCAACATCTTCCTCGTGGTCTTCTTCTCGACGCTCGCCTTCGCCTGCCTCGAGCCCTATTTCTTCATCGGCTACCTGATGTCCATCGCCATGTTCGGCCTCTACCAGGCCATCTTCATGGCCAACGCCGGCGGCGCGTGGGACAACGCCAAGAAGCTCGTCGAGACCGAGCTGAAGGAGAAGGGCACCGAGCTGCACGCCGCGACCGTGGTCGGCGACACCGTGGGCGACCCCTTCAAGGACACCTCCTCGGTGGCCATGAACCCGATCATTAAGTTCACGACCCTCTTCGGCCTGCTGGCCGTCGAGCTGGCGATCGAGATGGACCGGCAGACCAGCCTCATCCTCGCGGGCGTCTTCTTCGCCATCTCGGTGGTCTTCGTCTACCGCTCCTTCTACTCCATGCGCATCCAGTCGGGCGGCACCGAATCCTCTTCGGCACCGGCGGCCCAGGCGAAGGCCACGCGCGACACGCAGACCCACGCGCCGTAG
- a CDS encoding DedA family protein, which translates to MDFLKHLIDIFLHLDQYLTVWTTTMGLWLYVLLFVVIFAETGLVVTPFLPGDSLLFAVGAVCSLPGSPVKVYWIIPLLILAGVLGDAVNYAIGYRIGPKIFHKEKSRLLNKKHLLRAQEFYERYGGKTIVIARFIPIIRTFAPFVAGIGKMTYRRFATFNVSGAIAWVTGFVVAGYLFGNIKAVKRNFQYVILAIIILSVMPAVIEIWRERKRAKTARSSSAPSSEQGPA; encoded by the coding sequence ATGGACTTCCTCAAGCACCTCATCGACATCTTCCTGCACCTGGACCAGTACCTCACGGTCTGGACCACCACCATGGGCCTCTGGCTCTACGTGCTGCTCTTCGTGGTGATCTTCGCCGAGACGGGACTGGTGGTGACGCCGTTTCTCCCCGGCGACTCGCTCCTCTTCGCGGTAGGCGCGGTCTGCAGCCTCCCCGGCTCGCCGGTGAAGGTCTACTGGATCATCCCGCTCTTGATCCTCGCGGGGGTGCTGGGCGACGCGGTCAACTACGCCATCGGCTACCGCATCGGGCCCAAGATCTTCCACAAGGAGAAGTCGCGCCTGCTGAACAAGAAGCACCTCCTGCGGGCGCAGGAGTTCTACGAGCGCTACGGCGGCAAGACCATCGTCATCGCGCGCTTCATCCCCATCATCCGCACCTTCGCCCCCTTCGTGGCCGGGATCGGCAAGATGACCTACCGCCGCTTCGCCACGTTCAACGTGTCCGGCGCCATCGCGTGGGTCACGGGCTTCGTCGTCGCCGGCTATCTCTTCGGCAACATCAAAGCCGTGAAGCGCAACTTCCAGTACGTGATCCTGGCCATCATCATCCTCTCCGTGATGCCCGCGGTGATCGAGATCTGGCGCGAGCGCAAACGCGCGAAGACCGCTCGCAGCAGCTCGGCTCCGTCGAGCGAGCAGGGACCGGCGTGA
- a CDS encoding efflux RND transporter permease subunit — translation MKITEVCVRKPVFAWMLMAATVVFGGIALTRIGISQFPDVDFPTITVALTWEGAAPEVVEHDLVEPIEEAVMQVEGVRAVNSVSRQGSATVTVELHLSRNVDLALQDVQTKVSQAQMRLPKEMDPPVISKTNPEDNPIMWVGLSGPFPRQVITDYARYRIKEKLQTVPGVGEVMLGGYLERNVRLWLDANRLNERGLTVTDVTTALRREHVELPAGRLETDAREVNVRVLGEALDLDALRRLVIREEAGRPIYLSDVALVEDGFEDERRFARVNGQPAQGMGIKKQRGANAVGVANGVKKLLTELQSTLPAGMQIGVNFDSTVYIRESVEEIRFELLLAVLLTAFVCWLFLGSLSSTLNILLAIPMSLLGTIATIYFLGFTLNTFTLLALSLAVGIVVDDAIMVLENIYRHFDGGKDRVAASLEGTQEISFAALAATLAVVAIFIPVVFMPGIIGKFFLQFGVTLSVAVLLSYVEAVTLAPARCAQILRHGAHEGGLAGLVSRFFQRLSHGYRWLLERGLRRPLLVVLVGVGVFAGALALLKRLPSEFVPSQDQGFLMVRLQTAVASNIRETDLLMRKAEAVVGQHPAVRRYFGIVGGFGGTGVNTGVLFTTLKPRKERALSQKAFAGYLRGKLNGIPGLKAVVMDLSQSGFSASRGFPVEFSVRGPDWDKLVTVSQALKEKLTVSGLLQDADSDYQLGIPELRITPERARSADLGVPIEAVATTLNALVGGVRVGKYSSGGRRVDVRLRLLAAQRSRPEDLTRLRVRTSSGELVPLSSLVSHQELPALQAVMRRDRERAITLFGNVGPGHSQGEVIAEVERLGRDLPAGYHLVLEGASVTYRESGGGLLFALFLGIAVAYMILASQFNSFLHPITVLTILPLSVAGAAAALTLGGQSLNMMSMIGILLLMGIVKKNSIILVDYATQLRRQGHDAREAMLGAGPIRLRPILMTSVATLMAALPFMLGLGPGSEVRRPMGLAVVGGVAVSTALSLLVVPAFYVLADRWRGKLARLLRRKPRTKGSEQKVEDAEAS, via the coding sequence GTGAAGATCACCGAGGTCTGCGTCCGCAAGCCGGTCTTCGCCTGGATGCTCATGGCCGCCACGGTCGTCTTCGGCGGCATCGCGCTCACGCGCATCGGCATCAGCCAGTTCCCCGATGTGGACTTCCCGACGATCACCGTCGCGCTGACCTGGGAGGGGGCCGCACCCGAGGTGGTGGAGCACGACCTCGTCGAGCCGATCGAAGAGGCGGTGATGCAGGTCGAGGGGGTGCGGGCGGTGAACTCCGTCTCGCGCCAGGGATCGGCCACGGTCACGGTGGAGCTCCACCTCTCGCGCAACGTGGACCTCGCGCTGCAGGACGTGCAGACCAAGGTCTCGCAGGCGCAGATGCGGCTGCCCAAGGAGATGGACCCGCCGGTCATCTCCAAGACCAACCCCGAGGACAACCCGATCATGTGGGTCGGCCTCTCGGGCCCCTTCCCGCGCCAGGTGATCACCGACTACGCGCGCTACCGCATCAAGGAGAAGCTCCAGACGGTGCCGGGGGTGGGCGAGGTGATGCTCGGCGGCTACCTCGAGCGCAACGTGCGCCTCTGGCTCGACGCCAACCGCCTGAACGAGCGAGGGCTCACGGTCACCGACGTGACCACCGCGCTCAGGCGCGAGCACGTCGAGCTGCCGGCCGGCCGCCTCGAGACCGACGCGCGCGAGGTGAACGTACGCGTCCTCGGCGAGGCGCTCGACCTCGATGCCTTGCGTCGGCTGGTGATCCGCGAGGAAGCCGGGCGACCGATCTACCTCTCGGACGTGGCGCTCGTCGAGGACGGCTTCGAGGACGAGCGCCGCTTCGCCCGGGTCAACGGCCAGCCGGCCCAGGGGATGGGGATCAAGAAGCAGCGCGGCGCGAACGCGGTCGGCGTGGCGAACGGCGTGAAGAAGCTCCTCACCGAGCTCCAGAGCACGCTCCCCGCCGGCATGCAGATCGGGGTGAACTTCGATTCCACGGTCTACATCCGCGAATCCGTCGAGGAGATCCGCTTCGAGCTCCTGCTCGCGGTCTTGCTCACCGCCTTCGTCTGCTGGCTCTTCCTCGGCTCGCTCTCGAGCACCCTGAACATCCTCCTCGCCATCCCGATGTCGCTCCTCGGCACGATCGCCACGATCTACTTCCTGGGCTTCACGCTCAACACCTTCACGCTGCTCGCCCTCTCGCTCGCCGTCGGCATTGTGGTGGACGACGCGATCATGGTGCTCGAGAACATCTACCGCCACTTCGACGGCGGCAAGGACCGCGTGGCCGCCTCGCTCGAGGGGACGCAGGAGATCAGCTTCGCCGCGCTCGCCGCCACTCTGGCCGTGGTGGCGATCTTCATCCCGGTGGTCTTCATGCCCGGGATCATCGGCAAGTTCTTCCTGCAGTTCGGCGTCACGCTCTCCGTCGCCGTGCTGCTCTCGTACGTGGAGGCCGTCACGCTCGCCCCAGCGCGCTGCGCGCAGATCCTCCGCCACGGCGCGCACGAGGGGGGGCTGGCGGGCCTCGTCAGCCGCTTCTTCCAGCGCCTATCCCACGGCTACCGCTGGCTCCTCGAGCGGGGGCTCCGCCGACCACTCCTCGTCGTACTCGTCGGCGTGGGGGTCTTCGCCGGAGCGCTGGCCCTCCTCAAGCGCCTGCCGAGCGAGTTCGTCCCCTCGCAGGACCAGGGCTTCCTGATGGTCCGCCTCCAGACCGCTGTGGCCTCGAACATCCGCGAGACCGACCTCCTGATGCGCAAGGCGGAGGCGGTCGTGGGCCAGCACCCCGCCGTGCGGCGCTACTTTGGCATCGTGGGCGGCTTCGGCGGCACGGGCGTGAACACCGGCGTGCTCTTCACCACGCTCAAGCCGCGCAAGGAGCGCGCGCTCAGCCAGAAGGCCTTCGCGGGCTATCTCCGCGGCAAGCTGAACGGAATCCCGGGCCTCAAGGCCGTGGTGATGGACCTCTCGCAGTCGGGCTTCTCCGCCTCACGGGGCTTCCCCGTCGAGTTCTCGGTGCGCGGCCCCGACTGGGACAAGCTCGTGACCGTCAGCCAGGCGCTCAAGGAGAAGCTGACCGTCAGCGGGCTCTTGCAGGATGCCGATTCGGACTACCAGCTCGGCATCCCCGAGCTCCGCATCACCCCCGAGCGGGCGCGCTCGGCCGACCTGGGGGTGCCGATCGAGGCCGTGGCCACGACGCTGAACGCGCTTGTGGGCGGCGTGCGCGTGGGCAAGTACTCGAGCGGCGGCCGGCGCGTGGACGTGCGCCTGCGCCTCCTCGCCGCGCAGCGCAGCCGCCCCGAGGACCTCACGCGCCTGCGCGTCCGCACCTCCTCGGGCGAGCTTGTGCCCCTCTCCTCCCTCGTGAGCCACCAGGAGCTCCCCGCGCTGCAGGCCGTGATGCGGCGCGATCGGGAGCGCGCCATCACCCTCTTCGGCAACGTGGGACCCGGGCACTCGCAGGGCGAGGTGATCGCCGAGGTGGAGCGACTCGGCCGGGATCTGCCCGCCGGCTACCATCTCGTCCTCGAGGGGGCGAGCGTGACCTACCGCGAGTCGGGGGGAGGGCTGCTCTTCGCGCTCTTTCTCGGCATCGCGGTGGCCTACATGATCCTCGCCTCGCAGTTCAACTCCTTCCTGCACCCGATCACGGTGCTCACCATCCTGCCGCTCTCGGTGGCCGGCGCGGCGGCGGCGCTCACCCTCGGCGGACAGTCCCTCAACATGATGAGCATGATCGGCATTCTGCTTCTCATGGGGATTGTGAAGAAGAATTCTATTATCCTCGTAGACTACGCCACGCAGCTCCGCAGGCAGGGGCACGACGCGCGCGAGGCGATGCTCGGGGCCGGCCCGATCCGCCTGCGGCCGATCCTCATGACCTCGGTCGCGACGCTAATGGCCGCGTTGCCCTTCATGCTCGGCCTCGGACCGGGCTCCGAGGTGCGCCGCCCGATGGGCCTCGCCGTCGTGGGTGGCGTGGCCGTCTCCACCGCCCTCTCGCTGCTCGTGGTCCCTGCCTTCTACGTGCTGGCCGACCGCTGGCGGGGCAAGCTCGCGCGCCTCCTGCGGCGGAAGCCGCGCACGAAGGGCTCGGAGCAGAAGGTCGAGGACGCGGAGGCGTCGTAG
- a CDS encoding MFS transporter, whose protein sequence is MTWRFPASFWVANTIELFERAAYYGTFITLSVFLTSVVGYSDVQAGYIAGIFSSSMYLLPFLTGALADRMGFRAALGLAFTLLAAGYACLGLFPTPAPVLFGLLLILVGGSFVKPIITGTVAKTSDESTRARAFSLFYMVVNIGAFSGKTVAKPVRVALGQRFVPLYSAGAAAVALLGTLLFYRPPGQNTDGNKPASRQTLSGLLTVLKNGRFLALILITAGFWAIQGQLYASMPKYVLRTVGEQASPEWYANVNPFVVVLLVVPITQLLRNLQPITSIGISLALIPLSALAMALSPLLAGSSSVFGMQLHPVTVVMITGIALQGFAECFLSPRYLEYASKQAPPGQEGLYMGYAHINSFFAWLFGFIISGYLLEAYCPDPKKLSAAEQAAHKLALAGGGPMPEAYAHAHYIWYAFAGVGAFAFLMLLVFQVVTKRRDALRAAA, encoded by the coding sequence GTGACCTGGCGCTTCCCGGCCTCGTTCTGGGTCGCAAACACGATCGAGCTCTTCGAGCGTGCCGCCTACTACGGCACCTTCATCACCCTCTCGGTCTTTCTGACCTCGGTCGTCGGCTACAGCGACGTCCAGGCGGGGTACATCGCGGGGATCTTCTCCTCCTCGATGTACCTGCTCCCCTTCCTCACGGGGGCGCTGGCCGACCGGATGGGCTTCCGCGCCGCGCTCGGCCTGGCCTTTACGCTTCTCGCCGCCGGCTACGCCTGCCTCGGCCTCTTCCCCACGCCGGCGCCAGTGCTCTTCGGGCTCCTGCTGATCCTCGTCGGCGGCTCGTTCGTGAAGCCGATCATCACCGGCACCGTGGCCAAGACCTCCGACGAGAGCACCCGCGCGCGCGCCTTCAGCCTCTTCTACATGGTCGTCAACATAGGCGCCTTCTCGGGCAAGACGGTGGCCAAGCCGGTGCGCGTGGCGCTCGGGCAAAGGTTCGTGCCGCTCTACTCGGCGGGCGCGGCGGCGGTCGCGCTCCTCGGCACGCTCCTCTTCTACCGTCCGCCGGGACAGAACACCGACGGGAACAAGCCCGCGTCGCGGCAGACCCTCTCGGGGCTCCTCACGGTGCTCAAGAACGGCCGATTCCTCGCGCTGATCCTCATCACCGCCGGCTTCTGGGCCATCCAGGGCCAGCTCTACGCCTCGATGCCCAAGTACGTGCTGCGCACCGTCGGCGAACAGGCCTCCCCCGAGTGGTACGCCAACGTCAATCCCTTCGTGGTCGTGCTGCTGGTGGTCCCCATCACGCAGCTTCTCCGGAACCTGCAGCCGATCACGTCGATCGGGATCAGCCTGGCGCTGATTCCCCTGTCGGCCCTGGCCATGGCGCTCTCGCCGCTGCTGGCGGGCTCGTCGAGCGTCTTCGGCATGCAGCTGCACCCCGTCACGGTCGTGATGATCACCGGCATCGCGCTCCAGGGCTTCGCCGAGTGCTTCCTCTCGCCCCGCTACCTCGAGTACGCCTCGAAGCAAGCTCCTCCCGGACAGGAGGGGCTCTACATGGGCTACGCCCACATCAACAGCTTCTTCGCCTGGCTCTTCGGCTTCATCATCTCGGGCTATCTGCTCGAGGCCTACTGTCCGGACCCAAAGAAGCTCTCCGCGGCGGAGCAGGCCGCCCACAAGCTGGCGCTCGCGGGCGGGGGCCCCATGCCCGAGGCCTACGCCCACGCGCACTACATCTGGTATGCCTTCGCCGGAGTGGGTGCCTTCGCCTTCCTCATGCTGCTCGTCTTTCAGGTGGTGACGAAGCGGCGGGACGCGCTGCGCGCCGCCGCGTAG